A segment of the Anopheles cruzii chromosome 2, idAnoCruzAS_RS32_06, whole genome shotgun sequence genome:
TCTGTACCGCAAAGAACGCGCAAGGAAATGCGTAACGTAACTTTGCGTAATTTATTTGTCGGTCCTCGGGCATTaatttggaaagaaattattattttcatcaaCCTTTGTAACAGAAATCATATCATTGTTTGTTCTCATATTTTGTTAGAGAACATTCAAAAACTATTCGTCACAGAAATATGATTTAAACtcaatgattattattatagTGCTATTATTGTCTAATAATcagtaaaatgtaaatttgatGACCACAACTTTTAGCACAAATCGTTCGACCGTTCGACcgttttggtttccttttaaaacaagatgataaaaaaaccaaaatattattattatgctaATTAGAATCatattaaattaaagaaattTAGTTTGAAAGAGTAAATTTCAAATCTTCTCGACAATCGGAGCTATTTTCGGCTAGAAGAACAATAGAACATtgaaaacaagaaaattgtTCGAAATCACAGCCGTGTTTTGCTCCTTTGGACGGTGAGAGACCCGGCTAATCAAGCAGCAGTCGAGCACAATTCGAGCACTATTTCTCTGAGTGACGGACGATTTTGGCATtgcaagctgtcaaaatgtgtgtgtgtgtgaacgatGAAACGAACACaatgaaacacacaacaacgaaGTGTTGACTTCTGCGAGTGCAATACCGAGATTGTTGTGACACTAATCTTCACAATCCGCTATTcttcgagctgctgcttcgaGTACGGCTATTCATGGTTAGTGGTGAGTGCGGTTGGTGGTCGTAGATTGTTAATCAACTCAACAGAGTTTCGTTCCGTCGTCCGAGTGCGGGTAGATCGCGGCAGGCAGTGAATCGTGTGAGCGGATGTGCGTTTGCTACGTGGTGTTGGAAATTCTAACGAAAGTTCTACATTAAACCAGGCCCGCTGCGTTGTGTTCGTTGGTCGTGAGTTTTGTGCAAAGTTGGTAACGTTGCCCGGAAGCCTAACGCACCACCATGAGCACGGCGGAGGGAGACGGTGGTACGGAGCTCCGTCGGCGTGTAGCAGCTGAAGCGGAAGCCACACTAGAGCACCAAGAGGAGAAAGATCCCAAGCAGGACCATCAGTCGCAGCCGAAGGAATGTACAACTACGGAAAATTCGGACCATGTACGtatcttccggtggccgatggtgacagtcggtcggtcgggctaAAGCGCTGCTTCGcagtttatcgatttttcctgCGTAGGAACCGCTCAGaccgctctctttctccttgCGCCGTGTGTGGCGAGTGTAGCGAAAGTTTTTCTCAATTTCTCTCCCATTTCGAAGGGTTTCCACAAACTCCTTTTCCCCGTTCTTGGATCCTGGCAACCACTCGCAGCTGCCCGGATGCCGTCTGGTTGTGGCTGAATTCTCTGTATGTAAACAGAATCACCCGCCAACTCTCCTCTCCTGAATGTCGTCGTACAGGTGTTTTGCATTCCTTTTTGGAGCCAATAGCGGCGCTAATTGGAGCGatactgttttattttcattctttctctTTATCAACAACATTGTAAGCCTGCTTCAAGGATAGGAACTACTTATCCTGACACAGAGTTGCCACTCTTGCTGGTGCTGATACTAATTAAATTTGCATTACCAATGCCTGTGACGCAAAATTGGCCACCCGTAGTTCATTTGGCGAGCCGATAGTTGCTGGAATAAAATATACCCGAAGTGTGAGCCATGAGGGAGGATGATCCAATTCCTTCCGGACAGTTTCGTAACATAATTCTCCTATTTAAATACCCCTGGGGTGTTGACATGACCCTGcattccttttcctttgcAACGTTGCTTAGCTTGAGCTCACGAATTTGTTACGTGGAAATGacttttaatttgaaaaagcCCCCTGACCCATGGGATACCTGTATTGTTTAATAAGCTAATAAGGCGAAATCCCAGGTCTACATCCGTTTGAGTTAGTGTTGGTTGAAAGCACGCTTAAATAGCATGTTTCTAAAAGGAAGCTACGCTCACACTTAACATACACGAACAACTCTTATCGCTAGGGTTCGGAAGATAAGCAAAACCGGACCGAGCGTTGGGACAAATCTGTTCCGGGGGTAAATTTGAATCAAACGACACATTCACACGAGAGCCTGAAAAATGCTTCCGCCAAATGGCACCACTGTGAAGCGAAGTTCAAATCGTCTTCTTTTAATTTGGACGCTCAAGCCCCATTCTTGGCCCTGTCTCAGTGCAATCATGCGCTTCACTTGGTACGATAGAGATGCACTAATTTCTTCCTACTTTATCATCAAACTGCTTATCACTAAAGTAtacatttaaagcgtttaaAGCCAGCGATAAGCCGGTTAAACTTATCGCATGGCGCTGGTATCGTGTGACCGATTGTCACGTAGTTGCCTGAAACATCGATTCGTAGCTGGAGTATTACATAATGTTTATTATCACTAACTAATTTCAGGTTGATTCAGAAACAGAGACCGAGGAACGGCTGCCGGATGAGAAGTACATCGAAGAGTTGGCTAAAAATCAGCCGCAAGGTACCAATAAGATGCCAGAAATTTTAACACATATTCTGGACGGATTACCCGACAGGTAATTGGAATCTGCGAAGCCATTCGAAGTTTCATCGCGTTAACCTTTTTCTTGCGTAATCGATCCAGAGATCGAGTGAACTGAACTGGAACATCCCGCCACAACCGACTCCTCCATTTGCACATGCATTTCAATGGTTGCGCCTCGGTTTGTTGTGAAAACGGCCGTTTTGCTGTCTGCTTACCTTGCTCGATTTCCTCGAAGCCGCCCCTACCCagcctcgcgcgcgcgcgcgtgtattGCGCTAATTAAATAATGTACCTGAGCCAATAGCGTCGGAAAAGTATTGTTCCGGTGCTTCAGCCACTGCGCAACCTCTGGTtgcaaatggaaaatcaaCAATGAAATAGtagttttttcttttgaaacGAAAACTAACCGGTTCTGTGTGTTTTCCATGACGGGACACCATAGCGTACCATCGCACACATTCCGTTTTTACACCGCCTATaacctttttgttttcaggGCTGCTAGCCACATTAGAGAAACCTGTCATGTGTTTGAAGGTTACCATACGAATGCTGCGGATGCGGGCTAACGTGAGGTTTTGCGCACTTGAACCGCCAGTTTTTCAATGTCAAGATCATCGTGACTATCACTTTGAAACGAGATCTTGATGTAGCTTATCAGAGATGTAAGCAGTGTTGCTTGTTGAAAGATCACCGAAATGATTTACTTTCGGGTCTGTTGGTTCAGTGAATCGCACAGTACCAAAATATATAAATTTTATATTTCAgttttttactttaattttGGCAATTAGTTGTGTACGGTTTCTGGACACACCAGAAATGCAAGCTTGAAAGTATCACCATATTATTCTAATTAAATTCATCTGTTATTGCTTCTATTTTTGTACTTTAATCAGCATCTGTGATGATCTACATTTGCCAAGAAAAGTCTAGAATGTGAAATTTGAATGtacgatttattttaatttttttcgcaGAATGCTGTTGCAGTTTCTTTGCaaaccggcgtgacaggggggttggcgcggggctaacaatcccgtccgtaaaaattaaaaaaaaaaaagttacagaagagcaccagagattaacattgtttcTGGTGCCAGgctccatttttgttttaactattttttacttattcttcttcttcttcttttcggcgctacaaccgctgagcagtcttggcctggcaccagagaatGTTAGAGAATGAGaatgttagagagagagaatgttaatctctggtgctcttctgtaacttttttttttttaatttttacggacgggattgttagccccgcgccaacctccctgtcacgccggtatcgggaatcgaaaccatggccggttgagttacaaccgatcccgggattcgaaccacggccagctgcgctgacagcgaagagcgttaccgactgctctatcagcggggttttttttacttattaccatgttcaaaatgtgctgaatttttctttatttgatTTGGTTTCTCTTTGTAGATGGCGGAACTGGGTAATACGTGGTATCTTCACGATGATCATGATCACTCTGTTCTGTGGCATCATCTACCAAGGACCGCTGGCACTGATGATTACGGTATGTTGAAAACGGGTACAGTAAAACAACGGGAAAATCGTTTACACAAAGGACGACATGTTTTAAAAGGACTAAAGTgccattatttattaatattatacTATTAATATCAGGGTAATGCATATGAAACTGTTAGAAATCCTCTGGCGATTGCCATCCACTTTAGGATCCTGTTGCTATTTGTAGACGGATTCCTTTAACTGCTGATCGATGCACTTTGCACATTTGGCACAATTTTCGGCAGTATTcctgcaacaaaaaaagggaaaacggaTGTCACTCGTTCAATCAGGCGCCCAGCCGGCTCGCTTACCTTAGCACGTTGCTCAGTATGGTGTTGCGattggtttcggtggccaatctTTTCTGCAGTGTCTGTATGAGATCTTCTTTGGTTTGCAGCTGCTGCCTGAGCTCTGAGATTCGTTCTTCCTGTGCCTCGAAGACGACCTGTGCAAAAACGCGAAACGTCAATAATGGGCAACACATTGTGCTTATGGCTATTTTTTGTGCACGTAACATACCCTGGATTCTTCCATGCTCTCCGAGTACGAGGGTGGCGGTTCGTCGAGACAGAAAAAGTCCCGAACCGCTTGACAGGTGCGCATGGCATCATCTCCGAGAATGATATTGATGAACGCTTGCAGTCCCTGTATCCGGTTGTCGATGAAACCGGTGCTGAAGTTGTCGCCAAACCATTTTTTACGGGGCAGCACGAGATTGCAGTGTGGGAAGGCACTCTTCAGTTTGTTGTTGAGACGCACAAAGTCGGTGTACCTCCGAAGTACCAACCAGCAGCTGTGCGATATGCTGTTTTCTATGCGCAATTTAAATATCTGTAACATACGCAAAGCGAACAGACATTACATATTCCATCTCTATTAAGACATTACTATGAAGGGGAACTGTGAAAATGATCAATCTTGTTACAGTATAATTACGTTGTTACCGAACGTTGGCTGACGAAAGGCGCATCAAATTGGGGATTGGTAATTGGTCGCCTATTAAGCGGGATATTTCGTAACAAAAAATTTGTGCAATTTGCCTCTCGTCGCCTGCATAAGAAGATCGGCTAATGTTATATCTTTAATGGCACCTTCGAGTCGCTACACCTCGTTTTATCACACAACAAAGGGGCATTTGCAAGATGCGCAATCGCACAATTGTTGGTCAACATGTACATCGCTCGCCCCAGATAGTGTTGATAAGAGAACACTAAAAATACATCTACAGTCTATAGATACAAATGAATAAGGCAAACAATAAGGCGTTAATGAAACGAGTGAGATGAAGTACATCTCGGCCATAGCCTACTGCTGCGCTGTCGTTGTTTGGGAGGAGAAGATTGTAGTACACGCCACGAATcaagggcggcggcgacgacgacgaggtttGTTTAGCTCTCTTGGTATGCGTGTCTGCCGTGCTTACCGTGAACCGCGCTCTCTCCTCCATGACTTCGTAGCCGACAATGGGAATGCGAATTGCAGcaggcgccgccgccgccgcgattcTGACATTATTCGATTTGTTCGCACCGAAATCGCTTGCCGACAGCTCGGAGGTCCGCCGACTTTCATAGAGCCGTTTCGATGGTGGCGTTATCGTTGCTCGAGAGTCCCCAGCGCCATGGCCAATTTTatactatcaaatcacccGAACCAAGAAAGGAAACTTCCTTAGAAGAACTGGGTTATACCCACTAATATGATCAATTGCTGTGCGCCAATGCGGTGCGCCAATTGCTTAAGCTTTGGCCACGCTCAGAAATTTTGCAAAGCCGAAAAGAAATGGGAGAAGTGCAAGGGCAACCACAAGCCCAATGCTACGTTAAAGAAACTCTTatcattaaaacaaaaatcgacaacAGAGTGAGCGCATATGAGGCTCGCAAAATTGTCGAAAGCAACACGTACACCAACAACTCTGCCCCAACTTTTGTAAGCAAAGTAAATGAAAGACTCAACACCGACAAAGACAACAAAGAACAAGACCAAACTAACCAACTCCAAACTACCCTTgacaaaattttaaaacaacagGAACTAATGTTGGCACAAATTAACGAACTCAAAATAGAAAATGCTCAGCTACGAGCGCGTAACAACGAGCTAGAAAAGAATCAAAAAACCCCCATGATTACCCCCTCTTCAACCCCCACCTCCTCTCCCGTCTCCTCCCCGACGCATTCCCAATCCTCCACCCCTTCCACCTCCTCCCCCTccagctccgactccgaagCGGAATCGGAGCACAGGCAGCCGGATGCAGAGATGCATTCCGAGCCTGGGCTGGCCAAGAGACCAGCATCGTCCTCCTCGGAAGGCGAGGGACTAAGTCCCTCGAAAAAACCATTGAAAATAAACCAACCGCTAAACTTATATCAGTTACTAAATATCAGaaatttaaatgattgatGTATCAGAaatttgaatgatttaaaTGCAACGGAACTACCAACGCAGCATCCGTAAAGGCACAACAGtttactaggctgctcattaaattcggagcctcgacaacttAGAGCGCTGCTAGgagtgtaatttttgttttgttttatttgttcactcttcatatgaacgtatgtgaagtttcatttcaatcggacacttactttttttttaacaagccatttagtatcgacgtgtcacattacttttttacagctgttatgacgtcatcatttgatgaaaaaccctttccgtgcacgatttttttttggtttgaaaacagatggaagtcgctaagggccaaatctggcgaatagggtggatactacaacaattcgtactttaattcatggatttttgctattttcaaaatgctcttctgtgcagggtgcgttgccctcaTGAAaggggttgtttttcttctgcaaaccgggtctattttcacgaattttcgctttcagttgctctaaaatgttacaaaactagtcaaaatttattgttttatcaatttgcaagtaatccgttagcaaaattccattcgcatcccacaaaactgatgctaacatctttttagtcaatttctggacgaacttgtttcggaactgaagaaaaaggttcacacaactccttaacctcttgttttgattcaggatcatggtaatagacctaagtctcatccctagcgatgattcaatgcacaaaatccactttatccaatcgaaaacgctttaaatgttgtcaacaaagatgcattcgaatgcgtttgtaacaaatgcggcacccatgttgcaaacagctttcaggaacccaaaacttcagtcaaaatattggttatactgctcaatgagttggctagggatggtacttaatttctatcagtgattggacgattttcgaaaacgatatcctgtattgttttacgattttcgatgttgtgtctgttttttgacgtttttgacatggatcgtcttaaaggctactacgaccgcatttaaactcagaaacccctcttttaaccacctaattaaaggtaaagagtccttatacactttcaacattcgttcataattttcctttgcttttaaacctttcaaaaataaaaattcaatcactgcacgatacttggttttttccattgtgaaaaatactgtgacatgtcgatactaaatggcttgtaaaaaaaaaagtaagtgaccgattgaaatgaaactttacatacgttcgtttgaagagtgaacaaataaaacaaaacaaaaattacactcCTAGCAGCGCTCTaagttgtcgaggctccgaatttaatgagcagcctagtacctTATTGCCCACAAACGAAAAATATGCTCAGAAGTTGGTACATCTCAAAAGTTGCTTGCGTAATTGGCAATTCGCAACATAAAGTATACCACTAATCAAGAAAGAACTTGGTGACTTTACGTCAAATCACGTTAGCAAACGTTAATTTCAGTAGTCTAATAAAAAGTACGGCATAATAACCGTACAACCGTTTCTAATGTCCACATTTTTTCACAATAATCTCACAGTTATCACAATCTCGCAACAGAATCTCATAATTACGTCACATTTTTGCACTGATTTTTCGCTCTGAAACATTGATTATTGTTAGACTCACGGTTAGACTTAGACCGATCGTAACGATATGGCCGACCACTTGCTGCAAGTATGGATCACAATGCCAACGACACGGAGGCCAACTAATAACTGAAAGACTGATTTCAAATTTGCGTTATTTATACTTCACGTAAGCTACCTGTCAGTCCGATCCATGGAACAGGATTGTTGTTGGGTACATTGTTTGGCGCtacagcagcatcggcaggtACACAACTGGAGATCCGATACTGTTCGGGGTTACCCTGAAGGATGTATCTCAAGGGCCCGGTGTCCCAACGCAGAAGCCCAGCGGTTACCTGAATTATACCTGAAATTACATACGTGTGTAGGGATAGCAGCACAGGAAAATGATCGTAAAAACAACGGCCGACGATCCTGAAGATTCCAGACGACCGGGATCCTTAACGATCCACCTAAAGCGCCCAGTGTCCCAACGCAGAAGCCCGACCCAGCAGTTACCTGGGATCGCAACACAGAAGGACGACCGACACTTTGGTCCTTTaggacacaccaccaaccgaggGGATTTCCCGATGCAGCGTCGAGAAGTATAGTGGTGGCAACGGCCGAGCTCGAGGGGTGACGGAAAGCGGAGAACGAGTAACCCGATCAAGGTGGTAGGGAGTGACAATTAGTAAAAGGCAAGAGTCGAGGCTAGGAAAATTCCACGAAGAACATTCTGTTCTCAACATTACGACGCACCTGCATGGTAAAAGACAAAGTCGTCGAATGGTGGTAACCATGCCAAAACCATGAATAGCAGTTAGAGTCACACACAGGACGAAAGAGCAAGGTCAGGAATATTATCGATATGTAGCAAGGATTATGCCAATGTCCTAGCTACATAAATTGGCAACGAGAAATATCCAGGTTTTCCTCTTTACCTATTGGAATGAAAGAGATATAGGCGGAAGAACAGACTGCAGGGTAAACCATAGATGCTGTGTACCGAAGTAAGGGGGGTTTTTTAAACGCAGAGACGCCCGGCGCGACaactgcagcaccagcaccgaaaAACGCGTGCACCGATGGAACACGGAGGACGAATGtataaaaagaaattaattaaaagattTTAATAAACGGCGCTCAGTCGGATTCAGTAGAGAAACGGACTCTGTCGCTATACGAAAATCAGTCGCCAATGACAAAGATTCAGTCGCTATACAGAAATCAGTCGGAATCAGTCGGGAAGAGAACCTATTGTGGCAACAATTCAACCGGGAGTAGAAAACTCTAACTGGCTGGTAACTGGTAAGAACTTGGCAGGTTGATTACATGATCAATCCTGGAACAAACCGTTTATTTCAACATAACCAAACACAATCTATGCAAAAAAGGCCACATCCCCCGTCGTCTCAACAGCATATGAATAAAAGACAGGCACATCCCATATGAGGAAGGCACAGGTGCAAACAGTTACAATGACGTTGTATGTTTTAGTAACGAAGATACCTGTTCACAAATCGTTCACAAAACCAAATCAAGATTTCTACCAAGAACAAGAATATTACCATCGGGCCCATCGGGAACCAACTACGACCAACCCGGCATAGACGGGCATCATTTCAAGATAAGTGGCCTTCCTTTAATTTACTTTTCTAccccaacaaaacaaacaaaaccccaacACCTGGGATAAGAAATTCCAGTTTTTGAAAATGTCCGCCGACCCTCCGGTCGCGGACAAATTCCCTCCCATTATAGAGGGAGAACAGTCCCCGACTGCATGGACTATCTGGGTACATGCGGGGAGCTAAAATACCTGGTACTAAAAAGAAACGACGACGCAAAACTCCAACCTTTCATAACGggagaaacaataacaaactgTACTGGACCTAACGTAGCCGGCAAGCCTTTCGACCAAGGAAAAAAATACCTAATCTCCATCCGCAACGCAGCCCATTATACCAAACTGCTCTTCTTCACCAAAATCATCACCGGAGAACCCATCCAACCCCACGCTACCCTCAATTCAAGcctgtgccttttttttttagagATCTCGAGGACATGACTGACGAATCCATACAATTAGAACTTGCTAGCCAGAAAGTAACCAAAGTATACCGATTCCAAAAAAGAATTAACGGAGCTTTTGTCCCCACTCACTGCTTCCTGCTAACGATCGACGCGGTCCAAGCACCAAGTTCAATCGATATTGGTCTTTACAAAGTACATACTCGCACATACTATCCAAAACCTGTCAGAGTATCAGAAATTCTAGTGATTGAATGTTGTAGCAATGGAACTACCAACGCAACATCCGTTAcataaaaaaggcacaaaGGTATACCTTATTGACCACAAATGAGAGTTGTAACATTTAAGCAATTTAAAGTATGCTATGAAGTTGGTACATCTCTAAAAATGTTTGCGTAATTGGCAATTCGCAACATAGTCCAGCATTTGTTTGGGCTGGAAGTAGACCACTAACAATCAAGCAAGAACTTTGTGAATTTACTTTCCTCCACTTTCCTCCCGCTATGGGCTCTACCCGTAGAGGGAAAACCCTCCCCATATACATGGACCCTGACGGCACATCCAAAGACATGAAATACCTGGTACTTAGAAGAACTGACAATAAGAAACTTCACCCCTTCGTAACAGCTAAAACAATTACCGCTTTCGCTGGAAACAGCAACATTACTGGAAAACCTTTCGATGGAGGCAAGAAATACCTCATCTCCatccaaaacgaaaaacaattcaCCCGTCTCCTCACAATGAAAAACTTGGCAACTGGCGAACCAATCATAATAGAACCCCATGCAACCCTTAATACATCCCAATGCGTGATTTTTTGCAGAGATCTCGAAGGAATGTCCGACGAGTCAATCCAACAAGAgctagcgaaacaaaaagtaacaaaagtaTACCGTTTCCAGAAAAGAGTAAACGGAACCCCGCTAAACTGTTATATCAGTTATCAGAATATCAGAAATTTAAATGATTGAATGTTGTAGCAACGGAACTACCAACGCAGCATCCGTAAAGGCACAACAGTTGGCTCAGAAGTTGGTACATCAAACACAACATGCTCAGAAGTTGGTACATCTCAAAAGTTGCTTGCGTAATTGGCAATTCGCAACATAATGTAGACCACTAATCAAGAAAGAACTTTACGTCAAATCACGTTAGCATACGTTAA
Coding sequences within it:
- the LOC128278690 gene encoding phosphatidate cytidylyltransferase, photoreceptor-specific-like, with the protein product MSTAEGDGGTELRRRVAAEAEATLEHQEEKDPKQDHQSQPKECTTTENSDHVDSETETEERLPDEKYIEELAKNQPQGTNKMPEILTHILDGLPDRWRNWVIRGIFTMIMITLFCGIIYQGPLALMITVC
- the LOC128278691 gene encoding sorting nexin-16-like, coding for MQGLSPSPSEEDDAGLLASPGSECISASGCLCSDSASESELEGEEVEGVEDWECVGEETGEEVGVEEGYKIGHGAGDSRATITPPSKRLYESRRTSELSASDFGANKSNNVRIAAAAAPAAIRIPIVGYEVMEERARFTIFKLRIENSISHSCWLVLRRYTDFVRLNNKLKSAFPHCNLVLPRKKWFGDNFSTGFIDNRIQGLQAFINIILGDDAMRTCQAVRDFFCLDEPPPSYSESMEESRVVFEAQEERISELRQQLQTKEDLIQTLQKRLATETNRNTILSNVLRNTAENCAKCAKCIDQQLKESVYK